The genomic window TTTTTACTTTGTTATCATCTTCACTGATACCACTTAGGGTCGCATCCAATTTTTCTATTTCCTGGGCGATTCCTTTTACCAATGAGTCTTCATGGTTCAACCATGCTTCCGCTCCGGCAACTTCTTCCTCCTCCGCCTTCACTTCTTCTTTTTCAATTTTCTTTTCCTTGCGAATAATCGATTTCACTTCATGTAACGCTTTTTCCTGCTCATAGAAATGTTTGATTTTGCTGTCTGTATCCTCCATTTTAGCTAGAGAATCATCTAACTTCGACATTTCCTTACCAATTTTTTCTAATAATTTCGCTTCTTTTTTTGCATAGTCTGTCATTATGTTTCCTCCTAAAATCAGTTTTTCATCCAATTTATTCAGAACAAATACTTCTATGAAATAGACTACGCTCTAAAGTTGTGACCGTCAAAAGTTACGCTCCAATTTTAGTCTAAAAAGACTGGGGCATGAACTGCTCTCAAAATTAGAATGCCCTATTTTAGTTGTCTGCTTCAGTCGTTTATTTCGTATAGCTGAAAGTTAGATAATACGGTGCATTGACTTTCCGATTCGCGATATGCACATACACATAATCATCTTTTTCATAACTCAATGGTAAATTACCACCGCTAGTATAACTTCTCCCCCCTATCGCAAAATCTCTATAATGATACCCTCTCCATTGTGTTTCATTATAAAAGTTAGTTTCTATTCTGTGCTTCGATGTAATTGTATCTTGCGAAATTAGAGTTTGTACTGCATATTTTGCAGTTTCAGGTGCTCTAAATTTAAGCCATCCTGTTTGATTAGCAAAAATCTCTTTGTTGCCAAACACAGGTTGAATTTCTATAGCAGACTCTTGTGTCTGCCCTAAAGAAAATACCTCAACTTCCACTGAATCTTCTTGATTGCTTCCGCTCACTTCTCTTATGTGAATGGTGGTTTTTCCTATTTTTTTCCCAACAACTTTAATGGAACCATTACCATTACTAACTATCTCAGCAACCTCTTCGTCATCAGAAGAATACCGCATATCATTTGGTTTTGTTGTAAAACTATCAACTTTATACGAGTAAAATGTTGAACTACCAGGATTCAACAAGGCTTTATAATTATCCTTAATTGTTACTTTTTTGTATAAATAGGTTGAGCATTGTTTGTATCTCTTGTTAAACTAAAATAGAATGGTTCACCATCTATACTCGTAGAAAGCTTCAGATAGACATAGTCTCCAGCAGCATAATAGACAGGAAGATTGGATGATGCCGTTCCTGAACTTGAAGTTTTTCTTTGTAATGAACTATACCCCAAAGAACGGTTCTCCCAACCATTATGGAAATTTATTTCTGATTTTTGATTGACCACGTTGGTTCCAAAAATTCCACCTACCAATCCATACATCGCAGATTCATTTGCTTTGAATTTTACCCACCCTGTTTGATTAACATAAATTTGAGAAGATTGGCCATTAGCAGCTACAAAACCAGGCTCTATTTCCTGGGCACTCTCTTTTGTCGCTCCTAGTTGAACCGTCGCAACAGAAACTTTGATGGTTTTTCTTATCTTTCCATCCTCGCTTGTAACTGTAATAGGGACACTTTGCCCATTAGCCGATTTTGCCTTAAGAATCCCATCTTGAGATACACTGACTAAATTAGCATTAGAACTTTTCCAAACTAATTTCCCAGTGTATTCTGCATCATCTGGTGCATAGCTCACAGTTACTTTTCGTTCCTCTCCTAGTTGCATCTTAATGAAATTTTCATCAAAATTGAAATCTTCCATTGGGATTTTATATTCTTTATTTAAATCATAAAGCTTGGTCGTATATTCATAGGAACTAACCTTTCCGATTAAGCCTTCCACTCTAACCGTATATTCATCACCTTCAGCATAGTTAATCCCATTCGGAGCAAAAACAACGGTATCATACCCCCAATTATTCGTGGAAATAGTAAACTCGCCATCTTTTTGTTCATTTGAAAAGTTCCATTCCTGTCCACTTTTATTATTTGTTAATGTAACCTTCAAATTCTTCTGATCAAAATCATATCCAATAGAATTGAAACTTACGGACCAACGAAGGGTATTGTTATATCTTCTCATATTTTGTACAGGAAAAATCGTTTCGGTTGGCCATGTTGTAATGGAATCATCTGATACCGTATTTCCACTATCTCTTTGAGCATAAAGAGTACCTGTATATTCCACTTCTCTTTTTTCAGGGACTTCCAGTTGAGCAAAACCAAAACCGATTGTTTTGTATAACGGATTTAGGATGATTCTCCTGTGACCGACAGTTTGGTTATTACTTCCATAATCAAACATGTACATATCACTAAAATCATTTAGTGTTGGAATTAAATCCCCATGAATTGGACTACGAACACTCCGGACCAGATTGCTAGACCGTGCTCCCTTCGAAGCCTCTTGCCAAAACTGCTCCGTCATCCCTTCTGGTTTTGTGTAATTCGTTTCAATATAGTGGTCGATCACTCGGAGTGAGGCAAGTCCAACTGCTCCGTGTTGCGCGATGCTTACTCTTGACTGTGATATTGAAACTGGAGGCATCCCTGTACTTTCTCTTAGTAAATTAATATAAGCAGTTGCATTTTCTAATGTTGATGGTTTAAACGTTCCTGTTGTGTATTGATCAGGACCAATAATCGGAGCAATATCAAACTTTTCATCGACAACTTCATTATTACGTATTTCCCTATACTTTTTCTGATAGTCTTGGATTTTCCTTACTTGCTCAACAGAAAAATCTGAACTATCAGACACACCTAACGCATGTTCTGAAACTACTTTTATATCGTTGCTTCCAACCTCTTCAACTATACCTTCGACCAGGATTTCAGATTCCTCAGCAAATATCTGTTCTCCACTTTGACAAGCCATAAAAGTCAGCAAAGCCATACCAAATAACCAATTTTTCTTTTTCATGTTCTCCTTCTCCTCTTCTGTACAAAAATCGTATAACTAATTTTTTACAGTTATACTAATAAATAATAACATATGTTATAAAAACAAAAATATCATTATTCACTAATTTTTTTGAAAAAAATTAGCGATTTTATGAAGAATATACATTTTTAAACTTAAGATATCCTACAGAGTATAGCCTCACTCTTATTCGATTATTCTAAGTAAATACAATATGATACTTACAATTCCACCGAGTTTGTGCTAAACTTTCGTCGTCTTTTGACATAAAAAACTTCTTTCGATTTGATAACGGTTGGTAGCCTTTATCTAGTATATCGAAAGGAGTTTTATCGCTAAAGCTACTTCTTCCACACGCAGTACGCATGTTTTTTTGTTCTAATCGCTTTAGCGATTGAAACCAACTAAAGTCATAAAAAAACAGAGCACAGCTTAGCCATGCTCTAAAAAGTTTTCTTTCGTTATTTTTAATCGTCAAACCCATTATTTTCAGATACCGCTTTGAACCAGTGTCCGGATTTTTTGATTGTTCGCTTGCCATCTTGATCAAGATCGACACCGATAAAGCCATAGCGATTTTTGTAGGCGTTGGTCCATGACCAGTTATCCATGCAGGTCCACATGTGATAGCCTAGACATCCGCTACCTTCTTCCAATGCTTGATGTACATAACGCAAATGATCCTTCACGAACTCGATACGGTAATCATCTTCGATTGCGCCTTCCGCATTTCGATAGCGTTCTTCCCCCTCAACGCCCATCCCATTTTCAGAGACATAACAAGGAATATTGCCATAGTTTTCTCGTACATTGGTCAGGATATCATAAATCCCTTTCTCATAGATTTCCCATCCACGATAAGGATTCATTTTCTTGCCTGGCATATCATAGTTATCAAAATAATCATCCGGCATGGGACCATGCGTGTGGTCGATGGCAGATTCCTTCGCCTTGATTCGACGCGGTTGGTAATAGTTGATTCCTAAAAGGTCGATCGTGTTTTCTTTGATAAGTGCTAAGTCACCCTCTTCTATAGCAGGAACCATGTCCAGTTCTTTCACGATTTCCACAAGTTCTGCTGGAAACTCACCTTTAACCGCAGGATCAAGGAATGAACGGTTGAAAAAAGCATCAGCAATTGCAGCAGCTTTCACATCAGCCGGGTTATTCTCATCTCGTGGATAGCTTGGGGTCAAGTTTAAAATAATCCCTATTTCACCATCAAGATTTAACTCATGATACGCTTTGACTGCTAATGCGTTAGACAACACTTCATGATACCCTACTTGAACCGCATGCTTCATGTTGATTTCTTCTGGATAATGGAATTGATATAAGTACCCTCCTTCAACTGGAACGATTGGTTCATTATGCGTAAACCATTTTTTGATACGATCACCAAACAAGTCAAAACAGATTTTTGCAAATGCAACATAGGCATCCACTGTTTTTCTGTTTAACCAGCCCCCTTGCTCTTGAAGAGGCATTGGCATATCAAAATGATAAAGATTCATGAATGGTTCGATTCCCGCTTCAATGAGGCTATCGATATAGTCGTTATAAAAATCCACGGCCTTTTGATTCACTTCTCCGGTTCCATTAGGAATCAAGCGACTCCATTGAATCGATGTTCTAAAGCTGTTATGTCCTGTTTCTTTCATTAGTTGAATATCTTCTTTATATTTTGTGTACACTTGAGATGTTTTTTCCGGTCCAACCTGATCAAAGAACTTATCCGATGCTTGCTCGTACCAGTAATCCCAAATACTATCTCCTTTGCCATCTCCGGCGATACGCCCTTCTGTTTGAGGACCACTAGCGGCAGACCCCCACCAAAACCCTTTTGGAAATTTGTATGTTGTCATAATCATCCATCCTTTCATTCTCTTTTCAACTCCATAATAATCTAGCTAACACTAAAAATCAATCTTTTTAATAAAATGACTAGACATTATTTTGAAAAGATGCTATATTATTTTTGTAATCGATTGCAACAAAAATAATCAATGGGGTGATATTATGAATGGCTTTATGGATAAGCTCGGTGAAAAGATTATGCCTATGGCTAATTGGCTGGGTCAAAATCGCTATTTAACTGTTTTAAGAGATGCATTTATGCTTTCATTTCCACTAACAATGTTCGGTTCTATCGTTGTGGTTATCAACAACTTGCCATTTTTCAGTGATGAGTTAAAAGGAAATTTGGGTAATCTATTTGGAAATGGTCAAAACGCAACAATGAGTATCATGACTGTCTTCGTTACTTTTGGTATTGGCTATTATTTATCTAAATCTTATGATGTAGAAGGGATTTTCGGCGGGGCAGTTTCCTTTGCCAGCTTCCTGATCTTAACACCTTTCTTCATGAGTACTGAAAGCGGCGAAACTGTAAGCGGTGTCTTAAGTCTTGATCGTTTGGGTGCCAAAGGAATGTTTATCGGTATGTTTGCCGCATTTATCGCAGCGGAGATTTACTGCCGCATCACAAAAAAAGGCTGGCAAATCAAAATGCCTGATGGCGTTCCCCCAGCAGTAACAAAATCCTTTGCAGCGTTGATTCCAGCAGTTATCACATTAACTGTCTTCCTGTTCATCAATGCAGGAATGACTGGTATCTTCAATACAAACCTGCATGATGTTGTTTATGAAATCATTCAAAAACCTTTGACAGGCCTAGGCAGCAGCTTACCTGCAACCTTGATTGCCTTGTTCTTTGTCCAATTCTTGTGGTTCTTTGGTCTTCACGGCCAAATCATTGTTAACTCAGTAATGGACCCAATTTGGAACACATTGATGCTCGATAATTTAGAAGCTTATCAAGCAGGAAAAGAATTACCACACATTATTACAAAACCATTTATGGAAACTTTCACGGTTGGCTTAGGTGGCTCCGGTATGACCTTGGCAGTTGTTCTGATCATGGCGTTCTTTCTTAAGAAGAAACAATATCGAGATGTCGGTCGTTTAGCTTTGGCACCTGGTTTGTTTAACGTTAATGAACCAGTCATCTTCGGTTTGCCGGTCGTACTGAACGCATCCATTTTCATTCCATGGCTATTAGCACCACTTGTTGTTACGACACTTAATTATTTAGTGATGGCTGCCGGAATTGTTCCTGCACCAACTGGGGTGTCTGTGCCATGGACAGTCCCAATCATCGCTAGCGGTGTGCTCGCAACAAACTCTTGGCTAGGTGGGCTTTTACAAGTTGTAGACTTCTTGATTGTAGCTGCAATCTGGTATCCATTCTTGAAAATCATGGATAAGCAAGTAGATGTTGATATCTAATTGCTTAATACTACCTTGAATACAACGGATAATGCATAACTGACAATCTGTTAGTCTAACAAATTGCCTTATCCATCCATCACTGCTTCAAGGCGAAAGGGCAGCACAATTTTCAATGGGAAAATTGCGCTGCCCTTCTTCTTTTAATGAAAAATAAGATTGTAGAAAACGGAAGAGTTCGTTATACTCAGATGGAGGTGAACATGTATGCCGAAATATGAAGAAATCGCAAATATCCTAAGAGAACGAATAAAAAATAAAATCTATCCTGTCGACAGCCTTCTGCCAAACCAAACAGACTTAGTAGAAGAGTTTTCTGTTAGCCGGATGACGATCAAAAAAGCGATAAATATCTTAACAATGGAAGGACTTGTCTATTCACAGCGCGGCGCCGGAACACGAATATTGGATCATTCCTTTTGGGAAAAAGATACATCGCCAGCGAATGAATATCAGGGACTTAGTGTTCAAATGGCCGCAGCCAACCGTAAATTATCTAGCAAAGTCATTTTATTTGAAGTAGAATTCCCCTCGAAGGACGTCCAAGAACGACTGTTGATCCCAGCAGAACAGCCTGTCTATAAGATCATTCGTTTGAGAATCCTAGAGGATAAACCTTACGTATTAGAGCATACCTTCATGCCTGTGAACCAGGCACCTGGTCTGACGAACGACATTCTCTTAGGCTCTATTTATGACTTTCTAAGAAAAACAGTTGGGCTTCAATTCGCTGGAGCTTTCCGGACTATTCAAGCCGCTAAAAGCGATGCCTACGACCAAGAGTATCTCAATTGTGGCGTCAATGATCCGGTACTCGAGGTGGAGCAGGTCGTCTATTTGAAAAATGGCAAACCTTTAGAATATTCCCGCAGCCGCAACCGCTACGACCAGCGTAGCTATTCTGTCTTAGATGTAAAAGGGATATGAAAAAAAGCGAGACGAATTAGCTTGCTCCCGATAAATACAGAAACACAGCTCAGTACTCTTCTTATGATAAGAGTGCGTTAAGCTGTGTTTTTGTATTATTTAGATAAAAGAAGATTCAGTTAAACACTCCTGATAGATGTTTGTCACGTCTGCAGCAGTCAATGGCACATACGCTGCTTTTTCAATCGTACTGTGCTTCACTGCCTGTTCTGCCATAATTTCTAATTTCTCTTCATCAATACCGACTTCCGGCAAAGTCATTGGAATACCGCACGCCTTAAAGAAATCATAAGTTGCTTGAATTCCTTTTTTAGCCGCAGTAAATGGATCGGTCTCTGTTATGCCCCAAACATTATGAGCAAATTGCTGGAATTTACCAACTGTAGTATCTGATAAAATATACTCCATCCAACGTGGAGTTAAAATCGCCAACCCAACACCATGTGTGATGTCGTAAAAGGCACTCAGCTCGTGCTCCATCGGATGACAAGACCAAGCACCACCTTTACCGCCCCCGGTCAAGCCGTTCAATGCTAAACTGCTGGCCCACATCAAGTTAGCCCGTGCATCATAATCATCCGGTGTTTTCAAGGCAATCGGACAGTTTTTGATTACTGTTTTCATCAGGCCTTCCGCAATACCATCTTGAACATCTGTCCCTTCTGTTACTTTAAAATAGTTTTCAAACAGGTGACTCAAAATATCCGCTGAGCCAGCGGCTGTTTGATACTGAGGAACAGTAAATGTATTTTGAGGATCTAAAAATGACGCTTTTGGAATCATGGAGGCCGCACCAACACCAAGCTTCTGATTCGTAGCAAGGTTGCTGATAACTGCCCCACTATTCATTTCGCTACCTGTCGCAGCCAAGGTAAGAACGGTCACCAATGGCAAAGCCGGTCCAGCAAATGTCCGACGAGCCAATACCAAGTCCCATGCTGATTGGTCAAAATAAAAGCCGGCAGCTACTACCTTCGCACAGTCAATTGTCGAACCACCACCAACAGCCAAAATGACATCCACTTGATGCTCACGACACAAGGCAACACCACGATCTACCGTCTCCGTTCGAGGATTCGGTTCAATGCCACTCAACTCGACTACTGTATTTCCATTTGCTTCTAATAGTTTGGTTATTTGATCATACAACCCATTTTTCTTGATACTACCGCCGCCATATGCCAAAAGCACTGTTTTACCATACGCATCTAAAACATCTGTCAGCTCTTCCTCCAAACGGTCTTTTCCAAAACGCACATCTGTTGGTACATAAAAACGAAAATTATCCATTCTTTCACCCACTTCAAAAGTATAGTTTTGTCCCAAGTCAATGATATACCTTTTTCAGCACTTCCGCCAGTCGCTGATTTTAACGCAATCCTCATTTCAATTAGGTTTTGCCTCTCTCTAAAAGAAGTCTCCCCTCTTTGTTTCACAGTACATAAAAATAACTGAGGCAGACAGACTTATCCCCTCAGTTAATCGATTCTTTTAAATAGCTCATTTATCGCTTTTCAACAGCAAGTAAAGAAAGTACGGCGCGCCAATAATTGCTACGATCACACCAGCCGGTATTTCTCCGGTAGGCAACAGAACGCGCCCAATCGTATCGCTTATTAATAGTAGTAGACCTCCTGTCAGCAATGATGCCGGTAACAGGTTAAAATGCTTTTTGATTCCCAAGCCTCGAACGATATGCGGGGCAATCAGACCTAAAAAACCGATACCTCCAGTGACAGAAATGGCCGCAGCTGCAGCAACAACTGCTAA from Enterococcus sp. 9E7_DIV0242 includes these protein-coding regions:
- a CDS encoding Ig-like domain-containing protein, which codes for MKKKNWLFGMALLTFMACQSGEQIFAEESEILVEGIVEEVGSNDIKVVSEHALGVSDSSDFSVEQVRKIQDYQKKYREIRNNEVVDEKFDIAPIIGPDQYTTGTFKPSTLENATAYINLLRESTGMPPVSISQSRVSIAQHGAVGLASLRVIDHYIETNYTKPEGMTEQFWQEASKGARSSNLVRSVRSPIHGDLIPTLNDFSDMYMFDYGSNNQTVGHRRIILNPLYKTIGFGFAQLEVPEKREVEYTGTLYAQRDSGNTVSDDSITTWPTETIFPVQNMRRYNNTLRWSVSFNSIGYDFDQKNLKVTLTNNKSGQEWNFSNEQKDGEFTISTNNWGYDTVVFAPNGINYAEGDEYTVRVEGLIGKVSSYEYTTKLYDLNKEYKIPMEDFNFDENFIKMQLGEERKVTVSYAPDDAEYTGKLVWKSSNANLVSVSQDGILKAKSANGQSVPITVTSEDGKIRKTIKVSVATVQLGATKESAQEIEPGFVAANGQSSQIYVNQTGWVKFKANESAMYGLVGGIFGTNVVNQKSEINFHNGWENRSLGYSSLQRKTSSSGTASSNLPVYYAAGDYVYLKLSTSIDGEPFYFSLTRDTNNAQPIYTKK
- a CDS encoding glycoside hydrolase family 1 protein, which codes for MTTYKFPKGFWWGSAASGPQTEGRIAGDGKGDSIWDYWYEQASDKFFDQVGPEKTSQVYTKYKEDIQLMKETGHNSFRTSIQWSRLIPNGTGEVNQKAVDFYNDYIDSLIEAGIEPFMNLYHFDMPMPLQEQGGWLNRKTVDAYVAFAKICFDLFGDRIKKWFTHNEPIVPVEGGYLYQFHYPEEINMKHAVQVGYHEVLSNALAVKAYHELNLDGEIGIILNLTPSYPRDENNPADVKAAAIADAFFNRSFLDPAVKGEFPAELVEIVKELDMVPAIEEGDLALIKENTIDLLGINYYQPRRIKAKESAIDHTHGPMPDDYFDNYDMPGKKMNPYRGWEIYEKGIYDILTNVRENYGNIPCYVSENGMGVEGEERYRNAEGAIEDDYRIEFVKDHLRYVHQALEEGSGCLGYHMWTCMDNWSWTNAYKNRYGFIGVDLDQDGKRTIKKSGHWFKAVSENNGFDD
- the celB gene encoding PTS cellobiose transporter subunit IIC encodes the protein MNGFMDKLGEKIMPMANWLGQNRYLTVLRDAFMLSFPLTMFGSIVVVINNLPFFSDELKGNLGNLFGNGQNATMSIMTVFVTFGIGYYLSKSYDVEGIFGGAVSFASFLILTPFFMSTESGETVSGVLSLDRLGAKGMFIGMFAAFIAAEIYCRITKKGWQIKMPDGVPPAVTKSFAALIPAVITLTVFLFINAGMTGIFNTNLHDVVYEIIQKPLTGLGSSLPATLIALFFVQFLWFFGLHGQIIVNSVMDPIWNTLMLDNLEAYQAGKELPHIITKPFMETFTVGLGGSGMTLAVVLIMAFFLKKKQYRDVGRLALAPGLFNVNEPVIFGLPVVLNASIFIPWLLAPLVVTTLNYLVMAAGIVPAPTGVSVPWTVPIIASGVLATNSWLGGLLQVVDFLIVAAIWYPFLKIMDKQVDVDI
- a CDS encoding GntR family transcriptional regulator; this translates as MPKYEEIANILRERIKNKIYPVDSLLPNQTDLVEEFSVSRMTIKKAINILTMEGLVYSQRGAGTRILDHSFWEKDTSPANEYQGLSVQMAAANRKLSSKVILFEVEFPSKDVQERLLIPAEQPVYKIIRLRILEDKPYVLEHTFMPVNQAPGLTNDILLGSIYDFLRKTVGLQFAGAFRTIQAAKSDAYDQEYLNCGVNDPVLEVEQVVYLKNGKPLEYSRSRNRYDQRSYSVLDVKGI
- a CDS encoding iron-containing alcohol dehydrogenase, which encodes MDNFRFYVPTDVRFGKDRLEEELTDVLDAYGKTVLLAYGGGSIKKNGLYDQITKLLEANGNTVVELSGIEPNPRTETVDRGVALCREHQVDVILAVGGGSTIDCAKVVAAGFYFDQSAWDLVLARRTFAGPALPLVTVLTLAATGSEMNSGAVISNLATNQKLGVGAASMIPKASFLDPQNTFTVPQYQTAAGSADILSHLFENYFKVTEGTDVQDGIAEGLMKTVIKNCPIALKTPDDYDARANLMWASSLALNGLTGGGKGGAWSCHPMEHELSAFYDITHGVGLAILTPRWMEYILSDTTVGKFQQFAHNVWGITETDPFTAAKKGIQATYDFFKACGIPMTLPEVGIDEEKLEIMAEQAVKHSTIEKAAYVPLTAADVTNIYQECLTESSFI